Proteins encoded by one window of Primulina huaijiensis isolate GDHJ02 chromosome 1, ASM1229523v2, whole genome shotgun sequence:
- the LOC140982662 gene encoding protein DETOXIFICATION 24-like, translating to MDEEIQERLLNSGQEGDLKGRICQEWKKIWRVALPSVISRVTSFSAILVTQSFIGHISSVDLAGYALVQTLIVRFVNGILLGMSSATETLCGQAFGAKQYHMMGIFLQRSWFVDLITLTILLPVFFFATPIFKLLGEEETIAKAAGYISLWFILFCYALVFSLTIQMYLQAQQKNMVVAWLSVMQLVIHVPLSWLFVRVLDFGIAGAMGSLCVSSWLVVFGEFIYIFGGWCGDSWKGFNVAALKDIFPVVKLSISSGLMICLELWYYAILVLVAGYMKNAEVSISAFSVCINITGWEFMICLGLLGAACVRVANELGRGDAKAVRFSIKVLLSTSVALGILFWILCLVFGKKIGYMFSNDENVAQRVSDLSVLLAFSMLFNSIYPVFSGVAVGAGLQATVAIINGVCFYLIGLPVGLFLGYVTDLQVKGLWIGLLCGVTTLTLALSFMMWRISWDEEVLKASARLKRWYLKTPDEANKATDPA from the exons ATGGACGAGGAAATCCAAGAGAGGCTGCTCAACTCAGGGCAGGAGGGTGATTTGAAAGGGAGAATTTGTCAAGAATGGAAAAAGATATGGAGGGTTGCGTTGCCCAGCGTAATCTCGAGAGTAACTTCTTTCAGCGCAATTTTAGTCACCCAATCGTTTATCGGGCACATAAGTTCTGTGGATCTTGCTGGTTACGCACTTGTTCAGACCTTGATCGTCCGATTCGTTAACGGGATACTG TTAGGAATGTCTAGTGCAACTGAAACTCTATGCGGCCAAGCATTTGGAGCAAAACAGTACCATATGATGGGTATTTTCTTGCAAAGATCATGGTTCGTTGATCTCATCACTTTGACAATCTTACTTCCCGTGTTTTTCTTCGCAACTCCAATCTTTAAGCTCCTGGGTGAAGAAGAGACCATCGCCAAAGCTGCAGGATATATTTCTCTATGGTTCATACTCTTCTGTTATGCCCTCGTCTTTAGCTTGACAATACAAATGTATCTGCAAGCACAGCAAAAGAACATGGTCGTTGCATGGCTTTCGGTTATGCAGCTCGTGATCCATGTTCCCCTGTCTTGGCTTTTTGTTCGTGTCCTGGATTTCGGGATTGCAGGTGCAATGGGTTCTCTGTGTGTATCTTCATGGCTTGTTGTGTTTGGAGAGTTTATATACATTTTTGGCGGTTGGTGCGGTGATTCATGGAAAGGATTCAATGTGGCTGCACTGAAGGATATTTTCCCGGTTGTGAAACTCTCTATTTCTTCTGGTCTTATGatttg CTTGGAGTTGTGGTACTATGCCATTCTTGTCTTAGTGGCAGGATACATGAAAAATGCAGAAGTTTCCATTTCAGCCTTCTCTGTTTG TATCAACATCACCGGCTGGGAATTCATGATATGCTTAGGATTACTTGGTGCGGCGTG TGTGCGGGTCGCAAATGAACTTGGGAGAGGAGATGCAAAAGCTGTTAGATTTTCAATCAAAGTCCTACTCTCCACTTCAGTTGCCTTAGGGATCCTCTTTTGGATTCTTTGCTTAGTGTTTGGCAAGAAAATTGGATACATGTTTAGCAACGATGAAAATGTTGCCCAGAGAGTATCGGATCTCTCTGTTCTGCTCGCATTCTCCATGTTGTTTaatagcatttatccagttttcTCAG GTGTGGCTGTAGGAGCTGGTTTGCAAGCAACGGTGGCTATTATCAACGGCGTTTGCTTCTATCTGATTGGTTTACCAGTCGGCCTGTTTCTTGGATATGTGACTGATCTTCAAGTAAAG GGACTTTGGATTGGATTGCTGTGTGGAGTTACCACTCTGACGCTTGCCTTGAGTTTCATGATGTGGAGAATAAGCTGGGATGAAGAG GTATTGAAAGCTTCAGCACGGCTCAAAAGATGGTACTTGAAAACTCCAGATGAGGCTAATAAAGCGACTGATCCTGCCTAA